TGAGGCTTGGCCTGGTAGCGGATCTCCGGCGGTGCGCCAAAACGGATCAACTGATCCAGCACCCAGCCGGTGTTGGGATCACGCAGGCGACAGGTCAGTTTACCGTCTGAAAAGGTACCGGCGCCGCCTTCTCCAAACTGGACATTACTTTCTGTATCAAGCTGACCATCCCGCCAGAAGCGGGCCACATCCTTAACCCGCTCTTCAACCGGTTTACCCCGTTCAAGGATGGTTACAGCGATACCGTAGGCAGCCAGACGCAGGGCGCAGAACAGCCCGGCCGGCCCCATACCGATAATCACTACCGGTTCCGTACTGTTGCGCCTGCTGAACAGCTGCGGAGTCTCAACCTGAAGCTGCTCAAGGTTGGGCATACCACGATGCATTTTCCAGAAGCCGGTCTCATCGGCCACACTGAAACTGACGGTATAGACCAGCAGCACCCGGGGCTTTTTACGGGCATCAATCCCTTTGCGCAGGATGCGGAATTGCAGCAAGGCTGCAGCAGTAAGTCCGAAACAGCGGGCTGCAAGGACTGCAAGACGTCCTTCATCCTCGCCTGGTTGCAGGGTGAGATTACGTAACAAAAAGGGCATACTAATCAGTGGGGATCCGGCTGGAGCTTGGTGCGTTCGATCAGTTGTTCAACCAGAATCACGATGTCCAGCGGCGCAGTTGATTTGGGGATATGAAAGCGGGCCCCCATTTCGGGGGTCTCATGTTCGTGAGGCCCTTCCTGAAACATGGAGGTCAGCAGGATGATGACCGGTTGCCGCTCTCCAGCCAGCCGGGCAATCTCCATGCAGGTGCTGACCCCGCCCATACGGGGCATGACCAAGTCGGAGATGACCACCTCAGGGAGCTGCTCCAGATAGAGTTTGACCCCTTCAATGCCGTCGTTAGCCGTGTACACGGAAAAGCCGGCCTCCCTGAAGGCATCCGATAAAATCCGCTGAAAAAAAGGATCATCATCGATAATCGCTATTTTAGTGCCTGCTTCTGTCATGACTCCTCAGCTGCGTCCCGATTTCTGTTCGCGAGGGATGGTGACCAGAAAGGTCGTACCGCTTTCTGAGGTCTGCTCAACCGTGACATCTCCATGGTACAGGCGTGCAATACGCCGCGCCACCGGCAGACCGATCCCGGTACCGCGGCTTTTGGTTGAAAAAAACGGCTTGAAGATTGACTCAAGATGATCACTTGCAATGCCGCCGCCATTATCTGCAACACGTATCGCAATCAGTCCTTCCGGGCAGTCGATCCGGATTGACAACTCTCCGCCTTGCGGCAGTTCTTCAACCGCATTCATCAGCAGGTTGGTAACTATCTGCTCCAATTCAGTCCGGTCAGCCTTGATCGGCGGGACCGGTTCAGCACAGGTAAAGCTGACCTGAATCTGGCGTGCATCAATCTGGGGAGAAAAAATATCCAGCGCATCCTTGACGACCTGATCCAGCCGGATATCATCCACCACCAGCCTGCTGCGGTTGGCAGCATCCACCAGCTTGCGGATAATACCGTCAATCCGGTCCACCTCTTTCAGGATCTTGCCAAGGTAGTCGCCGATCTCCACCTCCTCCACCCCCTGCCCGAGCAGCTGGGTGAACAGCGAAATGGAGTTGAGCGGATTACGGATCTCATGGGCCATACCGGCAGCCAGATACCCCAGGGCGGCCAACTTCTCTGTCTGTGCTATCTCCGACTGAGCCCGGTGCAACGCCTCGGTCCGCTCCTGCACCCTGGTCTGCAGTTCACGGTTCCAGGTTTCAATCTCCAGCAGCAGATGTTCCCGTTCTGCCTGCAGGGCCTGGTTCGCCAGCTCAATCTCCCGCAATTTGAGGACTGCATCCACCCGGTCCGGCAGAATACGTGCATCAAACGGCTTCAGCAGATACTCTGACGCCCCGGCCTTCATCAGTTCTACGGCCAGCTCTTCATTTCCTCTGCCGGTTGCCATGATGACATAGCTGGCTGGATGGTGGGTCTTGATTTCCTGCAGCACGGACAAACCATCACGGTCCGGCAACTGGTAGTCCATCAGGACCAGTTCAGGTTTGTGGACGGCCACCTGTGCCAGCCCCTCGGCAGCGTTACCGGCAGTGAGAACATGATAGCCCCGGCGAAACAGCATAGCAGCAAGCAGGCCTTGAATTGCAGGATCGTCATCAACCACCAGAACCGTTGCCAACGCCGCTGGATCAGCAGGGTGCATGAATGTACCGCTCGTCAACGCAAGCCATCAGGGAGTGGCAACGGGAAGGCGAATGGTCATGACCGGGCAGGGAGCACTGCGCACGACCCGCTCTGCAGTGCTGCCAAAGATCAGGTGATCCAGGCCGGTCCTGCCATGGGTACCGATTATGATCAGCGAAATATCCTCTTCAGCGGCAACCCGCATGATTTCCTCATACGGCACACCAGTAGCCACCAATGTCTCAAAATTACTGAATTCTTTAATATTCTCCTGACAGAAACTGTCAAGCATCTTGGCTGCTCCGGTTTCAATCTCTTTTTCCAGCTGCTCAAAAGAGATATGAGGTACATAAAAGCCGCGCAGATCGACCGGCTCATTGATAACGTGCAGCACCAGCAGTGACGAGTTGAAGGTCTGGGCCAGAGTCAGGGCATACTCGCAGGCGACCTCGGAGTAGTCAGAAAAATCAGTTGCCAGCAGGATCTTTTCAAAGCGTTTCATCAGTGGTTCTCCTCTCGCTTGGCAGATGCCGGGAACATCTTGCCCATAACCTTGCGCAATTCTTCTAATCTGAGCGGCTTGTTCAAATATTCAAAGGCACCCAGATTCAATGCTTCAAGATAGGATTCAACCTCGCCAAAGGCGGTAATCATAATCACATTGCTGGCGGGATACTCGCGGTTCAGCTCCCGCAGAAAACTCAGCCCGTTCATCTCCGGCATATTGAGGTCGGTAATGATCAGTTCAGCCGGATTATTCCGCAGGCTGCTCAGAGCCTCAAGTCCGTTAGCTGCGGTCTTGACCTCGTATCCTTCACGGCTCAACAGGCGTGTCAGGGCGAGACGGGTATTTTCCTCGTCATCCACCACCAGAATTCTCTTGAGCTGCTCAGCCACACCACACCCCGGCCAGAAAAATACCCGCTTTCAGGTAAGTCTAGCACGGAGTCGGACTCTGTCAAGACAGCCGGATTAACCTTTATTGATCTGCCATGGGGACCGACTCTGCAGACGGCCCCCGCTAACGGTGAAGCCCGTTGGCATCGAGTACGACGTAGGCCGGTTTACCCGGCGTTGCCTGCAGTTTCAGGGGGGTGCCGTTCAGTTCAATATCAACACTGCCTGCGTCAGACAGGTCCAGGGCAATGGTACGGGCAGCCTTCCACTCGATCAGGTCGCCGCTGGTCAACTCATAGCCCTGTGATGCGGCATCATCGATAATAACCGACAGGGAACTGTTCCGGTTGACCTTCATTCTG
Above is a window of Trichlorobacter lovleyi SZ DNA encoding:
- a CDS encoding response regulator, which gives rise to MTEAGTKIAIIDDDPFFQRILSDAFREAGFSVYTANDGIEGVKLYLEQLPEVVISDLVMPRMGGVSTCMEIARLAGERQPVIILLTSMFQEGPHEHETPEMGARFHIPKSTAPLDIVILVEQLIERTKLQPDPH
- a CDS encoding hybrid sensor histidine kinase/response regulator, translating into MHPADPAALATVLVVDDDPAIQGLLAAMLFRRGYHVLTAGNAAEGLAQVAVHKPELVLMDYQLPDRDGLSVLQEIKTHHPASYVIMATGRGNEELAVELMKAGASEYLLKPFDARILPDRVDAVLKLREIELANQALQAEREHLLLEIETWNRELQTRVQERTEALHRAQSEIAQTEKLAALGYLAAGMAHEIRNPLNSISLFTQLLGQGVEEVEIGDYLGKILKEVDRIDGIIRKLVDAANRSRLVVDDIRLDQVVKDALDIFSPQIDARQIQVSFTCAEPVPPIKADRTELEQIVTNLLMNAVEELPQGGELSIRIDCPEGLIAIRVADNGGGIASDHLESIFKPFFSTKSRGTGIGLPVARRIARLYHGDVTVEQTSESGTTFLVTIPREQKSGRS
- a CDS encoding universal stress protein; its protein translation is MKRFEKILLATDFSDYSEVACEYALTLAQTFNSSLLVLHVINEPVDLRGFYVPHISFEQLEKEIETGAAKMLDSFCQENIKEFSNFETLVATGVPYEEIMRVAAEEDISLIIIGTHGRTGLDHLIFGSTAERVVRSAPCPVMTIRLPVATP
- a CDS encoding response regulator, yielding MAEQLKRILVVDDEENTRLALTRLLSREGYEVKTAANGLEALSSLRNNPAELIITDLNMPEMNGLSFLRELNREYPASNVIMITAFGEVESYLEALNLGAFEYLNKPLRLEELRKVMGKMFPASAKREENH